The following are encoded together in the Actinomycetota bacterium genome:
- a CDS encoding type II toxin-antitoxin system RelE/ParE family toxin: protein MASKRYRIIVPKGVAGAMKRLPQKERERLFAAIASLEHDPRPRGCVKLHLRDMGEYRLRVGDFRIMYDVDDAERTVEILAVKRRREAYKG, encoded by the coding sequence TTGGCCTCTAAAAGGTACCGTATTATCGTCCCCAAGGGCGTGGCCGGAGCCATGAAGAGGTTGCCCCAGAAGGAACGCGAGAGGTTGTTTGCGGCCATTGCCTCCCTGGAGCATGATCCGCGCCCCCGCGGGTGTGTAAAGCTCCATCTGCGCGACATGGGAGAGTACCGCTTGAGGGTGGGCGACTTTCGGATCATGTATGACGTGGACGACGCCGAGCGCACGGTGGAGATCCTGGCCGTGAAGAGGAGAAGGGAAGCTTATAAGGGTTGA
- a CDS encoding VOC family protein produces the protein MRIRYATIMVADLEESVRFYTEVLGFEVESRHDPRPGVRIVLLKGDGDALVELIRDENDPRQPGLYSVGMEVEDIHATVRELKAKGARITMEPTPITVGTLAFLEDPNGVRIALIEHH, from the coding sequence ATGAGGATAAGGTATGCCACCATCATGGTTGCGGACCTGGAGGAATCCGTCAGGTTCTACACCGAGGTCCTGGGGTTCGAGGTCGAGAGCCGGCATGACCCCCGGCCCGGGGTGAGGATCGTGCTGTTGAAGGGCGATGGCGACGCCCTGGTGGAGCTCATCCGGGACGAGAACGATCCCCGGCAACCCGGCCTGTATTCGGTGGGGATGGAGGTGGAGGACATCCACGCCACGGTGCGGGAGCTCAAGGCCAAGGGAGCCAGAATCACCATGGAGCCCACGCCCATAACCGTGGGGACCCTGGCCTTCCTGGAGGACCCCAACGGGGTCCGCATCGCCCTGATAGAGCACCATTAG
- a CDS encoding TetR/AcrR family transcriptional regulator, with protein MPRRDKRADIVSAGIRVFSRKGFSRCSVEDILQEAHVARATFYSYFDSKKDLFVELVDGILNTMEEMVKRNLEEMPTDLQELQERTKRTILDLFEYFSQNLEFASIYIQEVMGMNPEIDARVIEWQRRMAELIAQLIQRGIDQGLFRKVDAYVIGNLISGATQHLGLNMFMFNQRLNPEKTAEAIADYLIYGLAAR; from the coding sequence TTGCCCAGGAGAGACAAGAGAGCGGACATTGTCAGTGCCGGAATACGCGTGTTTTCCCGCAAGGGATTCAGCCGCTGCTCGGTCGAGGATATCCTCCAGGAGGCTCACGTGGCCCGGGCTACCTTCTACAGCTATTTCGACAGCAAGAAGGACCTCTTCGTGGAGCTGGTGGACGGAATCCTCAACACCATGGAGGAGATGGTCAAGCGGAATCTGGAGGAGATGCCCACCGACCTCCAGGAGCTCCAGGAGCGCACCAAGCGCACCATCCTGGACCTCTTCGAGTACTTCTCCCAGAACCTGGAGTTCGCCTCCATCTACATCCAGGAGGTCATGGGCATGAACCCGGAGATCGATGCCCGGGTGATAGAGTGGCAGCGGCGTATGGCCGAATTGATCGCCCAGCTCATCCAGCGCGGCATCGACCAGGGGTTGTTCCGCAAGGTGGATGCCTACGTGATAGGTAACCTCATCTCCGGAGCCACCCAGCATCTGGGGTTGAACATGTTCATGTTCAACCAGCGGCTGAACCCGGAGAAGACGGCCGAGGCCATAGCCGATTACCTCATCTACGGGCTGGCCGCCCGCTGA
- a CDS encoding type II toxin-antitoxin system Phd/YefM family antitoxin translates to MGKREFREKLTGILSEARRKGSIVFLTDRGKPEAVFLPVEEYEALMELLEDLRDPDLVAMVKRSRREIAQGKTMGLEELRSLLGL, encoded by the coding sequence GTGGGTAAGCGGGAATTTCGGGAAAAACTAACCGGAATTCTGAGTGAGGCCCGACGCAAGGGTTCCATCGTTTTTCTGACCGACAGGGGAAAACCGGAAGCCGTCTTTTTACCGGTGGAAGAGTATGAGGCACTTATGGAGCTCCTGGAAGACCTGCGCGATCCCGACCTTGTGGCCATGGTTAAGCGCAGTCGGCGCGAAATAGCCCAGGGGAAAACCATGGGCCTGGAGGAGCTAAGGAGTCTCCTTGGCCTCTAA
- a CDS encoding DNA repair exonuclease yields the protein MKFIHTADVHLGRSFSGLGEKGDRLREALLDALERTVELAREEGVDFMVIAGDLFDSNEVTGRLVRRTLGILRRAAPIPVLILPGTHDLLDEGSVYRRKEFREAENVKVFGIDAPTLRIGEATVHGRANDTKQGGVHPLSELRPDPEARHNIAVVHASVEIEGKAGPGDYLVSPEEIASCGMDYVALGHWHARNDFSSGETVAWYCGSPEPTKFGEEGAGCVLLVELSEGTPAVRPLPTGKYTWLVREFDLGSTPPGEALESEIRSHGGEDVLLRADIRGLLPKGVELDLEELGERLGEHFFHLEVRDAGMRLPLEEVEALFPEGTVGAIYVSRLRGLIEEAKDEEERSLLEEALYLGASYIAGELEVD from the coding sequence ATGAAGTTCATCCACACCGCGGACGTCCACCTGGGCCGCTCCTTCAGCGGCCTGGGCGAGAAGGGGGACCGCCTGAGGGAGGCCCTCCTCGACGCCTTGGAGAGGACCGTGGAGCTGGCGCGGGAGGAAGGCGTCGATTTCATGGTCATCGCCGGTGACCTGTTCGACTCTAACGAGGTGACGGGAAGGCTGGTCCGAAGGACCCTGGGAATATTGAGGAGGGCGGCGCCGATTCCCGTGCTCATCCTGCCGGGCACCCACGACCTTCTGGACGAGGGGAGCGTGTACCGGAGGAAGGAATTCCGCGAGGCGGAGAACGTGAAGGTGTTTGGGATAGACGCACCCACCCTACGCATCGGAGAGGCCACCGTCCACGGGAGGGCCAACGACACCAAGCAGGGTGGCGTGCACCCCCTGAGCGAACTGCGACCCGACCCCGAGGCGAGGCATAACATTGCCGTAGTGCACGCCAGCGTGGAAATAGAGGGCAAGGCCGGCCCGGGTGATTACCTGGTGAGCCCGGAGGAGATCGCCTCCTGTGGCATGGACTACGTGGCATTGGGCCACTGGCATGCGCGGAACGACTTTTCCTCCGGCGAAACGGTGGCCTGGTACTGCGGATCTCCCGAGCCCACCAAGTTCGGCGAGGAAGGTGCGGGGTGCGTGCTCCTGGTGGAGCTTTCCGAAGGCACGCCGGCGGTGCGGCCCCTTCCCACCGGGAAGTACACCTGGCTGGTGAGGGAGTTCGATCTCGGTTCCACCCCGCCCGGCGAGGCGCTGGAATCCGAGATACGGTCTCACGGAGGCGAGGACGTTCTCTTGCGGGCCGACATCAGGGGCCTGCTCCCCAAGGGGGTGGAACTGGACCTGGAGGAGCTGGGGGAGAGGCTGGGGGAGCATTTCTTCCATCTGGAGGTAAGGGACGCCGGGATGCGCCTTCCCCTGGAGGAGGTGGAGGCCCTTTTCCCCGAGGGGACGGTGGGGGCGATATACGTGTCCAGGCTACGGGGTCTAATCGAGGAGGCGAAGGACGAGGAGGAGAGGTCCCTTCTCGAGGAGGCCCTGTACCTCGGGGCCAGCTACATCGCGGGGGAGCTGGAGGTGGACTGA
- a CDS encoding AAA family ATPase: protein MRIRSVETAGFGKLPDGKIHFAEGLTVIKGPNEAGKSFTIRAICQGLYGDAATTDRKVREYCRKWGSEGDFFVRLELEENGKSVIVTRDYQERRNVLYAEGQKEIRDKKKIAQRVGELLGLPTEQAFLATACIRQEEVEALDEEKPSIQSIIEEKIAGSGSDTEKLLRRLRQKMEGLRSKSGRKGRLVELEAELRELEEELVERRERIRRLAENRRELARVSAELEEGKRLLSDKEKVLENNRKYMNALKEVERWEGEFDRAQRDLDRCREAKRAMEELRKSIHILEKELEEVAGRIERAEKFAKADEVWTDLAEEVRRLEERLQRIRELEESVSALQKQVEGMTAVDPADLRRAVTLPGEISSLETSLEAQLFGVEVKAEGDAAYAITADGVRVDGPRAEAHREAVVEFPGVATVHFKNLTGRERPLVDELAEKREALERILEKYGAADVEELEALDRKYREKRSELEAARRDRDIQLGQDSLEELEAALREKRADLEKAKEARDSLLPHALSEEDLKRGKEEREALEKKRQELERKVSENQGVLNAVGDDEDKLQERVRRCARELHVARVALEELDPYKCGPDEFGRLEREVEELGERVKELESRETVLKDRIAQETLGEEDLAASEERLESVRRRTETLRRRYEVNRIIAENLEWSREQSISGFSQEIGERMGEILAAITGGKYGKVEVDGNLGVKVYSGEKGDFLDLEDREATAALSTGTLDQIYLAARLAVLEAVTGDRNPPLILDDTFVSFDDMGRKQNAFELLKRIAEERQVLYFTCHECPPDLQVVELG from the coding sequence ATGCGCATCAGGAGCGTGGAGACCGCGGGTTTCGGAAAGCTCCCGGACGGCAAGATACACTTTGCGGAGGGACTAACGGTCATCAAGGGGCCCAACGAGGCCGGAAAGTCCTTCACCATCCGGGCCATCTGCCAGGGCCTCTACGGCGACGCCGCGACCACGGACAGGAAGGTGCGCGAATACTGCCGGAAGTGGGGGAGCGAGGGCGACTTCTTCGTCCGGCTGGAGCTGGAGGAGAACGGAAAGAGCGTCATCGTTACCAGGGATTACCAGGAGAGGAGAAACGTCCTCTACGCGGAGGGACAGAAGGAGATAAGGGACAAGAAAAAGATCGCCCAGCGAGTGGGGGAACTCCTGGGTCTGCCCACCGAGCAGGCCTTCCTGGCCACCGCCTGCATCCGGCAGGAGGAGGTGGAGGCCCTCGACGAGGAGAAGCCCTCCATCCAAAGCATCATCGAGGAGAAGATCGCCGGCTCCGGTTCGGATACGGAGAAACTGCTGAGGAGGCTCCGCCAGAAGATGGAGGGGTTGCGCAGCAAAAGCGGCAGGAAGGGAAGGCTGGTGGAACTGGAGGCCGAGCTCCGCGAGCTGGAAGAGGAACTCGTGGAGAGGAGGGAGAGGATTCGGCGGCTGGCCGAGAACCGGAGGGAGCTGGCCCGCGTGAGCGCGGAGCTCGAGGAGGGGAAGCGCCTCCTCTCCGACAAGGAAAAGGTCCTGGAGAACAACCGGAAGTACATGAACGCCCTCAAGGAGGTCGAGAGATGGGAGGGCGAATTCGACCGGGCGCAAAGAGACCTGGACAGGTGCCGAGAGGCGAAGAGGGCCATGGAGGAGCTCAGGAAGAGTATCCATATACTGGAAAAAGAGCTGGAGGAGGTCGCGGGTCGCATAGAAAGGGCGGAGAAGTTCGCGAAGGCGGACGAGGTCTGGACGGACCTGGCGGAGGAAGTGCGCCGCCTGGAAGAGCGCCTCCAGAGGATAAGGGAGCTTGAAGAAAGCGTTTCCGCGCTTCAGAAGCAGGTGGAAGGCATGACCGCCGTGGACCCCGCGGACCTGAGGCGGGCGGTCACCCTGCCCGGGGAGATATCCTCCCTGGAGACGTCCCTGGAGGCGCAGCTCTTCGGGGTGGAGGTGAAAGCGGAAGGGGATGCGGCCTATGCCATAACCGCCGACGGCGTGAGGGTGGACGGCCCCCGGGCGGAGGCGCACCGGGAGGCGGTGGTCGAGTTCCCGGGGGTGGCCACCGTGCACTTCAAGAACCTCACCGGTCGGGAGCGTCCCCTGGTGGACGAGTTGGCGGAGAAGAGGGAGGCCCTGGAACGGATCCTCGAAAAGTACGGAGCCGCCGACGTGGAAGAGCTCGAGGCACTGGACAGGAAGTACAGGGAGAAGCGGTCGGAGTTGGAGGCGGCTCGGAGGGATAGGGACATCCAACTGGGGCAGGACTCTCTCGAGGAACTGGAGGCCGCGCTGAGGGAGAAGAGGGCCGACCTGGAAAAGGCGAAGGAGGCGCGCGATTCCCTCTTGCCCCACGCTCTCTCGGAAGAGGACCTCAAGCGCGGAAAAGAGGAGCGCGAGGCCCTGGAAAAGAAAAGGCAGGAACTGGAAAGAAAGGTCTCCGAGAACCAGGGCGTCCTGAATGCCGTGGGCGATGACGAGGATAAGCTCCAGGAGAGGGTGAGGCGCTGCGCCAGGGAGCTTCACGTGGCCAGGGTGGCCCTGGAGGAGCTGGACCCCTACAAGTGCGGCCCGGACGAGTTCGGAAGGCTGGAGCGGGAGGTGGAGGAGCTGGGAGAGAGGGTGAAGGAGTTGGAGAGCAGGGAGACGGTGCTCAAGGACCGCATAGCACAGGAGACGCTGGGAGAGGAGGACCTGGCCGCCTCGGAGGAAAGGCTCGAAAGCGTGAGGAGGAGGACGGAAACGCTCAGGCGGCGATACGAGGTGAACAGGATTATAGCCGAGAACCTGGAGTGGTCCCGGGAGCAATCCATATCTGGTTTCTCCCAGGAAATAGGGGAACGCATGGGCGAGATACTCGCCGCGATAACCGGTGGCAAGTACGGCAAGGTTGAGGTGGACGGAAACCTCGGGGTGAAGGTTTATTCGGGGGAGAAGGGGGATTTCTTAGACCTGGAGGACAGGGAGGCGACGGCCGCCCTCTCCACGGGGACCCTGGATCAAATCTACCTCGCGGCCAGGCTGGCGGTCCTGGAGGCGGTCACCGGGGACCGCAACCCCCCTCTTATCCTCGACGACACCTTCGTCAGCTTCGACGACATGGGCCGAAAGCAGAACGCCTTCGAGCTCCTGAAGAGGATCGCCGAGGAAAGGCAGGTCCTCTATTTCACCTGCCACGAGTGCCCGCCCGACCTCCAGGTGGTGGAGTTGGGGTAG
- the nth gene encoding endonuclease III produces MERVDRLLLQCYGDRPWSPRFPHLLDGLVHTLLSQNTSDNNSHLAFRRLKERFPSWDEAARAPVEEVEEAIRPGGISRVKAERIKTLLELVRRDFGSYCLAPLAEREPGEALHYLLGLPGVGRKTAAVLLLFQLGHPYFPVDTHVFRVGRRLGIIPDRSGFEQAHEFMDRLVPDEMKYRLHLNLIQHGRRVCRAGNPRCGECCLRKLCPYPERRGGRVG; encoded by the coding sequence GTGGAACGCGTCGACCGGCTCCTCCTTCAGTGCTACGGCGACCGTCCCTGGTCACCTCGTTTCCCCCACCTCCTGGACGGCCTCGTCCACACCCTCCTCTCCCAGAACACCAGCGATAACAACTCCCACCTGGCGTTCCGGCGCCTTAAGGAAAGGTTCCCTTCCTGGGATGAAGCCGCCCGCGCCCCCGTGGAGGAGGTCGAGGAGGCCATCCGTCCCGGCGGCATCTCCCGAGTCAAGGCGGAACGGATAAAGACGCTCCTGGAACTTGTGCGCCGGGACTTCGGCTCCTACTGCCTGGCCCCCCTGGCGGAGCGGGAGCCAGGTGAGGCCCTCCATTATCTTCTGGGGCTTCCCGGCGTGGGGCGCAAGACGGCCGCCGTGCTCCTCCTCTTCCAGCTCGGGCATCCCTACTTCCCGGTGGACACCCACGTCTTCCGGGTGGGGAGGAGGCTGGGAATCATACCTGACAGGTCGGGCTTCGAGCAGGCGCACGAGTTCATGGATCGCCTGGTCCCGGACGAGATGAAATACCGGTTACACCTGAACCTCATCCAGCACGGGAGGCGGGTTTGCCGGGCCGGAAATCCCCGGTGCGGAGAATGCTGCCTCCGCAAGCTGTGCCCCTACCCGGAACGCCGAGGAGGGCGGGTGGGGTAA
- a CDS encoding transposase, which translates to MHQGEALPLLRGAFRSQSHLPDRKPRRGGAGLSFFAVTWKKRCPSLVRYRRENLSHLTVFVKYPEQVRPYIYTTNQLKRIGKEIKRRSRTTCAFSSEESLISVLYLILRSENEKPRRRRLRGFQNLEWEEG; encoded by the coding sequence ATGCACCAAGGTGAGGCGCTCCCACTGCTCCGAGGTGCTTTCAGATCTCAAAGCCATCTACCGGACAGAAAACCAAGGAGAGGCGGAGCGGGCCTCTCCTTCTTCGCGGTTACCTGGAAGAAGCGCTGCCCGAGTCTGGTCCGCTACCGTCGGGAGAACCTCTCTCATTTAACCGTGTTCGTGAAGTATCCTGAGCAGGTGCGCCCTTATATTTATACCACCAACCAGCTTAAAAGGATCGGAAAGGAGATCAAGCGCAGGTCCAGGACCACCTGTGCCTTCTCCTCGGAGGAGAGCCTCATATCCGTGCTCTACCTCATCCTGAGGTCCGAGAACGAGAAGCCCAGGCGGAGGAGACTCAGGGGTTTTCAGAATTTGGAATGGGAGGAAGGCTAA
- a CDS encoding transposase, producing the protein MPPSKDYGSLPGIHGFWPTCPSGRGSRKKEPFCIAQGTDPEGYREIPGFFLMGSEGESAHAWREIFSELRERG; encoded by the coding sequence GTGCCTCCATCCAAGGACTACGGATCACTACCGGGAATCCACGGGTTCTGGCCCACTTGTCCCTCCGGCCGAGGCTCCCGCAAGAAGGAGCCGTTCTGCATCGCCCAGGGCACCGACCCCGAAGGATACCGCGAGATCCCGGGATTCTTCCTCATGGGATCGGAGGGCGAGAGCGCCCATGCCTGGCGGGAGATCTTCTCCGAGCTCAGGGAAAGGGGGTAA